CAGGGTTGATGGGTACAGAGTAAAATATGGTGAATCTGCTGAGGCAGTTCTTATTGATCTGGCACAGAAGAATGATTCTGGATTGAAGCCAACAGTTGCAAAAGTTTTGGCATTGTTGGAGCTCCTGCAAGCTCAATCTAGTTATTTCTGAATCAAAAACCTTGTGATCAAGTGATTTTGTTAAGTTCCattcatttatattttctttttttttttttgaagacaaAAGTAACCAATTATATTCAAATCAATGAGAATCTACATCAGGAGCATCAGCAGCTAAGCTGAGTAAAATATCCACAGGTGGGTCATCCCACCAAGTACAATCTTTATATGTAAAACTATTTGCTGCTAAAGTATTGGCCACTCTATTAGTGCCTCGAGGTTCAAACATAaactgaaaaaaagaaaaattcctGGCTAGACCCAAACAATCTTGTAACAACACAAACAGTACAGGGAAACTCTGAGGCTCTGCATACGCATCCACCAGCTGCTTGCAATCTGATGAGAAAATCACATCATCCAACCCCCAATCCACTACCAAATTCAAACTCCACCTGAGACACAAAGCTTCAGCCAATAAAGGGTCCATCCTATAAGGGACATAATGAACCGCAGAAGCCTGAAACTTGCCCCTTTCATCTCTTATCACCAGACCAAAACCAGTCCCTTCCTTCCCAGCCCACCCAGCATCAATATTCACTTTCAGTTTGCCCACCACAGGAGGAACCCACACTTATATTTTCGGTGTACATGCAAgtaacttttattttattttattttatacaaACTATGGGGATTTGGATCCTTATCATGTGAAACTTGCGTCTATCTCTCTCTACATAAATATTCAGATGGTCTCTCTTATTAACACCTGTATATAACGAGAGAGATAGACACAAAATTTTGTCATGAAAAGATCATGTGAAATTTCAATGTAAGATATCCTAATCCTGAACCATACACTGCCATAATTTTGAGTGTAAATGTAATTATCAGGAAGTCACTTTCTTGAATCACATgtgaaattttgttttttccttgtttTATAATTCCTGATGAAGGGAACATAGACGTCTACCATCATAAGTGTAGTTTCTCATTCAAACCTTTGCAAGCTTTCTAGCTACCCTTTACACAAGAGGGCTTGGCAGTCTGCCTATGACAGCTAAGGTATTAGAGTATAATTATTCTAACCCTCTTCAATAAAACTGGTAAGCCAACTCCAATTTGGGAAAGAAAAGAATAGGTGATGTGAAGCATAATCAAATTAAAGTAAAATTACAAAATGCCTAATAGAAAATGCATGTGGCAACGCATGCCGTGTGTTTTTGTTTCAGTTGAATGAATGCAAACGGACGTTTGCCCAATCTAATCCCTCACATCCATTTGCTTTTTGGACAAGAAAATTACAATTTGAGTTTAATAACTGTGTACtcacagtgtaaaatagttccGCACATACACTCACTTAGAAATCACCATTTTTTCACcgcataataaataaataaataaaactactAAAATAGGAAAATGACATGATATATAAGATTGGACATTTAGtgaaactctttttttttgttacatcggaaaattgAGTGAAACTCTTTACACAACAGTGTACActaataaactcataatttatAAGATAATTGCATGAAACTATCAAAGGTCGATCTTGTCTGACTTAAAAACACTCATTTTTCTCATATGTCCTTGTTTTACTTGTTCAATATTCCAAAAATAGGACACATTCTGTTCAAGATTCAACCCCTTAACAGACCGAAACCAAAGCGTGGATGGAGGCTAGTTAATAgctttatgtttttatttttttcctctaCTGTTATTTATCACAACACATATTAAACTATAACATAGTTACACTTTCGTTCCTGCTGCTACATTTGGAGAAAACATTTTACTATAGGAGGCAAAGATACCCCTTTCATTTTCTCTTATGTTTCTCTTTAATTCGAGAGCTTGTCAGTAAAATAACCGCAGAGCTTGTATTTCCATGTTTGTAGGTTCTGTCAAAAACCAAAAGGAAAGGAAAGATGAAGGACGCAGATGTGTCGCAGCAGATCCAGCAGATGATCAGGTTCATCCGCCAAGAGGCCGAGGAGAAAGCCAATGAAATATCTGTTGCGGCGGAGGAGGTTTGTCTATACTCTTTTTGGCCCTAACACATACATCATATAATCATGTTCAAGTCAGGAAATCCACTTGTTGGTGGAGACTCGAACCAGAGATCTTACTTAAAAAGAATCAATAATGTATCATTTGAATCAACCACACATATGTTTATACATTCATACACAAACACACATGCATTTTCTTCCTAAATAGACACAATTGTTATCATCGTTTGTGCTACATTTTGCAGCATATTATAGTAATAAATAACAATATCAATGCAATGGTGAGTTACCCTTATGAAATTTGACTAATTATCACTCATTATTTCATAAGTAGGAGTTCAATATTGAGAAACTTCAATTACTTGAAGCTGAGAAGAGAAAGATCAGACAAGAGTACGAGCGAAAAGCCAAACAAATTGATGTTCGTAGAAAGATGTGAGTTCATataattttgtttctttttcacAAGCCAAGATTGATCACAAATTAATGAATGAAACATTTATTTGCATATGAGCAGTGAGTACTCAATGCAGCTGAATGCATCCCGTATAAAGGTTCTCCAAGCACAAGATGAGCTGGTGAATTCTATGAAGGATTCTGCTAAAAAGGGCCTTTTACGCATCTCAAATGATAAGAAAGCTTACAAGAAACTCGTCAAAGACATGATCGTTCAGGTAGTTTAAAAATTATTTGACTAATTAATTTATAAGCTCTTTGGAGACGTTTCCGGAAGGAGCTTACTTCACTAGCTCATAACGTTTATTAAAACGACATCAAATAACTTATAGCCTAGAGATTATAGCTTTCTTTCACAAACAAATTGTTGTTGCAGGGTTTACTACGGCTGAGGGAACCATCAGTGCTACTAAGATGCAGAGAGGGTGATCGAAAGCTAGTAGAGTCTGTGCTCGATGAAGCGAAAAAACAATACTCCGAGAAAGCCAACATGCAAGCCCCAAAGGTTACCCTTGATGATCGTGTTTACCTCCCACCACCTCCTAAAAACGGTGCAACGGATTCACATGAACCTTTTTGGTATCTCCACTTAACTCTGCTGATGTAAATTTTGATGAAATGACTCTCAAATTACTTCCTAATGTTCGTTTGATTTGTTTATCTGATAGTTTTACTAACGCTTAATTAAGTTTGGAAGAATGAGAAAGTAGTATTACTAATTAACACTCAATTAAGCTCTTGATTATGACTTGCTTTGTATGCGTGGTTAATTTTGTTTATGAAGCTCCGGAGGAGTGATATTGGCTTCTGAGGATGGGAAGATAGTGTTGGAGAACACCCTTGACGCACGTCTTGATGTCATTTTCCGCCAAAAATTGCCCGAGGCATGTTCATTATCACACACTCCTTCTATTCATTTTGTTgcatgcatgtttggatacacaacGAAAAATCACGAAGAAATCCAAATCATAGTGGACAACCTCAAAAGTTAAGAGAAGTTGTTTATATCCACCGTAATTTTGACTCATTGTGTAACCAAACATGCCCTCTGTTGGATTGACAACATTTGACTTGTTAAGGTTACTAATTGTTTTACTCAATCAAGTACATGCAGATAAGGAAGCACTTGTTAGGTTGAACAACATGCTGCTATCTGCATTCTGTGTTTATATCAGCAAATGGAAGAGCAATGAAATTGCCACCTCTCGTGAAATTTGATCTAAGCAAGTGAAACccattttccatttttattttccaatttcCATCATGTGTTTGtatgttttgtattttttttgtttaataagTTAGACTTGTTGAAGAATATTTCACGAAGCTTCggttatatttttatttgaattttggcATCATTTGAATGTTAAGTATACTTTGTTTTTAAAAAGGGTGTTCCTACACTACTCtttcaaaatgagaatgagagagttCGAAGCCATTTATCTCATTATTTAAAGTATAAAGGAGTAAATTATAAATTACTATAAAAGTttgttataaaataaaaatggtaAGTTAAgctaaaaaaatatgaaactcCTCCACTTTTATATGAGTACCAAAGAATCACCGGTTGGTTTGAGGGTTTGGTTCCTTTGAATCACCCATTGGTAGCGCGCTTTTGCCTGGCTCGCAAGCTTGTTGTCAATGTTATTTTTTCGGTCAATCTCGTTGCTCCCTATCTCTGCTTACTCACCGCTAGCTGTCTCTTTCTGGTTCGCTGCTCGCCAGAGGTAGTATAAGATAACCGGTCATAGAAAAAACATGAAGAATGGTAGTATataatcaatcataaattgaaagGTTGAATTGAAATAACTTACATCTTAATATCGACACCTCCAAAAGACTTCTTTCCAAGGGTCTTTTTGGTCATCGATGTCGAAACTACCAATCATTCTCCGCATCCACATTCGTCCTATTCGTATGAAACACATATTGACCCATTCATTCTTCATCTCTGGTGCTTGATCTCCCTTAATTATGGCTTCTTCGTCTTGACCAACACACTCCTATACTCTTCAATGGCTTAGTTAGATTTAAGGTTCACCAAATCAGGCTTAATCATCATTTCACTAAAGAAGCCACATAATAGAACTTGAACACACGAATAATGAGTACACAACCATCTAATCATTTAAGTGACATTGAGAacttgaatatatatatatatatatatatatatatatatatatatatatatatattccaaaAATAATGGGCAAAAATCATGCACAAAATGAAATATCAAATCAATAATTTTCTTTAATCCAaagataaaaaatacatttaaatcccataattttaaaaactttacactatctatatatatatatgaaaagaaggttttcttctagaaaaCCTATGCCACGTGGCACTCCCCAATTCATCCAGATTccctcaaaaaaaaatgtatcccactttttttgttacaacataTGATCATGACTCTCcctatttaatatcatttttaatgCTATGATAAATTACAAAAATGCAGAAACAGggaaaatttattttcaatttgatttttctattttttatgtaAATTTTACTTGAAATACtatttgaaaataaatcaaatattaggataaaaataaagtttgaaaatataacataaataatcccaaattaaaaattatatacatagaaattatttttaattaatgtaattaatattttatttttaaatattgcgaaacttcaaatttttaatgtttaatttcaatttttatgtaACCTTTACTTGAGACATATGGGTTAGGGTGATCAGGTCCAGAGATCAATCATTGAATGACgcaatttatattttcaatgtaccaaaaaaataatagacgaacaaataaaaaatgttttttttaataaataaataaaaattaatattaaatttgatTAATAATTTTGATATTATTTTGGAGGTAAAAACAATGTTAAATCTACGTTCGAATTTTGAATTTGTTTTGAAGTAGTCATTCAATTGAATGTCTCCAATCACAACTAAAGTCaaagtaattaaattttaattaatggaCCATCGAATAATTACTCTTTTAAAATTCTGATGAATGCATACTCATAATTTTTGCATTTGAAAATTTATGCATTCTAATCAAATGCAGAAATATAATCCCAATTTTAGAAAAACACCATTTTGAGAAGAAAATTTCAGAAGACTACAAACTCAAATTTGGAATTGGAAATCAAAATATATTGcgaaatcaaatattttttgcATGTAAATTGAATTAAGAACAtaattccttcattttgaatTGGGTAAAATTTTGAAGttcattatcattattatttccttcatttttaatttcattaaaaaatattattgacTTTACAATCTTTTTTTGAAAGGCTACTTTACAAATTAATCATGGCTTATTAATGATAATGAAACAGATACGGTAATTTGTTGTAACAAATTATTTTACggtttattataaataaaccaCTAAAACTGAATTTCTTAAAAGCAAAGCatcatctttttccttcacctTATCAATGACTTTAGAGATAATACATGATGAGTTCAAACGTTGATCCTATACCTCCATAATCAAGATTACTAACGATGGAAAAACTTTGATGATAGTCCCAAACATAAAATATTCTGACCAACTAGACTTAGTCGACATGCTCCTCATGGATGCTAAGGTTAGtttatgaaaaaattaatatcgTATGTATTTTAGtagattttcttcttttttttccttacttGCGCGAAAAAAATATGATGTGTAACAAGATCTGAGTTTGTtgacattttttgaaaattctgATGTGTAACATGGTCTGAGTATGTGGacgttttttgaaaaaaaaaatgagaattcTTCCATGAAAAGTTTTGATTCTATTACATTTGTTTAGGGTGGCAAAATTCAGTGCACGGTCTCGAGTATCCACATTGCAAAATTAGAGTCAACCTTAAGAGAGGGGTTGTGCTACAAGATTCTCATGATCAACGTTGATATCAATAATTACAAGTATAAATCTTGCACTCATCCCTCCAGGTTGTACTTCAATTTGACCACCGCATTTAAACCAATAGAAGGTTTACAAATTATCTTTTATGGGTTTAAATTCACACTGTATCCTTCTATATTTGAACAAACGTAGAGAGGATGAGAAATTGATCGGTGTGTCTCAAACACATTTCtattttttctataaaaaaaaaagatcatcATTTTCAAGATTTTGATGCAAATGTTATATGTGTTGTCATAACCAAATGTGAACAATCTGATTTCAAAAAATGAGTTACAACaatcagatatatatatatatatatatatatatatatatatatgtgttgttgttgatttggaTGCTCTAGAGTAAGTACTATACTTTAATCTTCttgtgattttttaaatttagaatatatatttatttactttagCGATTAAATTTTAACGGAAGTGAAACTTGAGGTGTACACTTTGGGAAAATTTCGCTCAACAATTTTTACAATATGTTGCTGAAGAACACGATGGTCCAttttgttgggtccaggtgggccagcatcctgcctgcaggtagcattcgaaacggggcgctgtctgctacgctataagaaataacgttgcgccctcactaacaccaattggttttggcgtagtggtaagcgcgtgatcctacaagtggtatcagagccaggtcccgtgttcgaatcccacggaaggcatgctgtgcagctagtttggctggcaggtgctggggggggggattgttgggtccaggtgggccagcatcctgcctgcaggtagcattcgaaacggggcgctgtctgctacgctataagaaataacgttgcgccctcactaacaccaattggttttggcgtagtggtaagcgcgtgatcctacacaTTTGTTCTTATTTTGAAATGATTTGAAAAGTTAGgtattatatttaaatatacaTCAAAAAATATTGCTAAAATATTTGTTGAAAAGTTGATCATATCGTGCGTGCCTAATGAGGAATTGCTTAACTGAAGTGAGAGATGAAGatggaaaatattttattagaaAGTGCAATTAGGGTTACCAGAATGCTACAGTTAGGTGTCTACTTTTCTTTTATGGCAAGTACGActttcattaaattaaaacaacaaaTACATCAACAAGAATAAGAGAACTAATAACTGGAGGgaaattatcccaccaaccccTATTAGGAAACTCATGGGCCAGTGAATCTAGCTTATGAGCCATTTTGTTACCATCTCTTTTAACATGACTTACATTTAGGTGTCTACTTTAAAATTATGCAAACATATATTAAATCTATCAATAGATTTGGTAACAAATAATATATACAACAAATTTACTATTCATGTTTATGTAATACATTATTAAAATATGAATTGTGTCTTTATcttataattttgaaaattaggCTAACAATTCACCCAAACAAAGTGAATTGGACTATCATGTGTTGGAACTCCAACTTCAATTGGCAGGATGATTGGTGTGAAAGCAAAGACTAGAGTTAATGTTAGTAACGATACTCAGATATCTGTAAACAAGGTTCCAAAAATGATTAAACaacaagaagaataaattaaaaagagatgagaaaatttcagtcttttaaatttatttttaataaatttatattttgatttagCAGTTatcattgtttggtgatgattGAAGACAAATTGATTTTTACTTTACAAGTTTTGTTATTTgcacaattttaaaatttgggttCATTTATAAATTCTAAGTTATATTatcttttattattttggttGTTTTCAAGATAATAAGAACTTCAATATGGtttatattatttgtttttatttttctcaagAATGAGATTAATTGTTATTTGATGTAAGAGATAGATTAAAATATGcagattattttatgaaaaaaaaaatataaaattttaaaatatcgaacccaTTAGAGGTGGAGGCAGTGCCTCTTGGTTATTAGCATTAGAAATTTCCAAGGAAGCACAACCGTCCAAGACAAATGGTGTTGAAGATTGTTCATATTTTAAAATCTGGAGTTTAAACATGGTGAGAACGCTTAAAGATCATTTTCACGTTAACATCAGATAAGTTCCACCATCGCATCTACCCACACCGGTTCGCTTGAAAGGAAGAAGCATGAAGAAATTATATCTTTTacctttaaaacaaaaaaaaaatctatctttatgaatttaaaaaaacaaaattctatctttattcatttaaaaaaagaGTTATATTCCTCATATACTTTATTTaagttgttttaattttaaaattcaagtgAATTATAAACAAATTTTGAGTTGAAAAGTTGAGCGAATTTAAGTtctataatttaaaaatcttaatttttttcatatttaaataagtgaaaatTTAGGTAGATTAATACACAATGTTCACTATTaagaatatatattttaaaataaaaaaaaaagaatatatattttaaaaaattattaagatatatttactttaaagataaaaaacataatattacataaaatttaaattttaaataataaaagtcacccgtgcagggcacgggtaatTTCCACTAGTGTAAGTAGTaaagattgtttttttttacatgacATTCTAACACAATCTTATTGGGCTTGCATTATAAAGGTATAAAAACAATCCTTATTTTTGTTTGGGCCCATTGAAATGGGTATTGTatttcattagaaaaaaaaacattgggtATGATGGAAATTCCgtaataatataaatatgtgTAAACCATGTCTGATGTGTCAAACATATTTTAGGTTTCGCCTCCACTCTCTTTCTCGTCTTTGTTCTGCTGCGTCTTCTTCAACCCTGGCCTAGGGTTTATGCCGCTTAAACCCTTCTTCTCTTCAAGCTCATAGACCAGGttttcctcttctccttccattATCATCTGTTTCCCTCTCTTCACTGCACCTCTGTATTCTTCGCATACCATAGTACTAGTCACAACACTAGGTAGTTTCTTCTGGGTCGGCGAActcttgtgttttctttgtcaCTTTTGCATGTTTTGATCATCAATGCGTTGAAAAAGTGCTTTCGTGagttatttgttgttttttcttaTGTGGGTTGTTAATGGAATGATTTTTTGCTTTGTTTCTCAGGTTTGTTGGAGGTGTCAAAATGCTTGTTCTGTTTGAAACACCTGCGGGTTTTGCCCTATTCAAAGTTCTGGATGAAGGCAAACTCTCTAAAGTTGAGGTGATTATCTCTTGTTTCCCTTTTTTTCCAGCACTGGTAGTCTTTTCTGTTTGAATGATGTAGCAAAGTGCAGAATCTACtacttttttcttcatatctgtCTGATCTTTTATAAGAGTTCATTAAACTATGTAATAATATACTTGTTTCTGTTTTTCACATTCATTTAGACTTTGATCTAATTGATTTATGTTATACACACTTATTATATGCAGGACTTGTGGAAGGATTTCTCAAGTGCAGACAAGGCTAGACAGGTTTGGCTCTCTGCATTTCTCCCACCCCTTATTCCCTTTCAATTGCATTTTTGCTGGTGCTTGCAATATGATAAGGGGGaactgttttttatttattgaagtTTCTCAGAGATCATGAAGCTAACTCTAATTGGTGTCTAATTAGGTGGTCAAGCTGAAAGCCTTTTCTAAGTTTGagaatacttcagaagctctagAGGCAGCTACTTTGCTGATTGATGGAAAAGCTAGCAAGGGTCTGCGCAAGTTCCTTCGCGCTCATTGCGAAGATGAGATGTTAGCTGTTGCTGATTCAAAGCTCGGGAACATGATTAAGGAGAAATTGGTGGGCCATCTAAGTTTCCCTTAGCAACTTGTTAATCACGATTTACATTTCATCCATCTTATAGCTGTTGCTGATGTTAGCTGTATGTTTTAAACCTTTCAGAAAATTGATTGTGTTCACAACAATGCTGTTATGGAGTTGATGAGAGGGGTTAGAAATCAGTTAAATGAACTCATATCTGGTCTTGCTGTTCAAGACATGGCCCCAATGAGCTTGGGTTTGTCTCATAGCTTATCCAGATACAAGCTCAAGTTTAGCGCAGAAAAGGTGTATTTTCTGTTGACTTTGAAGATACTTGATGTTTATCATTGTAATtgttctatttttattttattttcccttGTCCATATATGGACATGGCTTGAACTTTTATTGTGTTAATATCCACATTCTATCTGTTATTCATCAAAGAAATTCTTACGAAATTTgattattgattgattgattcaAGTTAAGGCATCATGTTATTAGTTTCAACGGTCATGAGAAGAAAATTGTTCTTTTTTCTGATAGACATGTTTAGAATGTAAAAAGTGCAtgatttattatttgttttgaACCTTTGGTAGTTAATATTGTTTATCttgtattttaatttcatcATTGCTCTCTTTAGGTTCAACCATAGTTTTTGAA
This portion of the Lotus japonicus ecotype B-129 chromosome 3, LjGifu_v1.2 genome encodes:
- the LOC130743041 gene encoding V-type proton ATPase subunit E2-like — protein: MKDADVSQQIQQMIRFIRQEAEEKANEISVAAEEEFNIEKLQLLEAEKRKIRQEYERKAKQIDVRRKIEYSMQLNASRIKVLQAQDELVNSMKDSAKKGLLRISNDKKAYKKLVKDMIVQGLLRLREPSVLLRCREGDRKLVESVLDEAKKQYSEKANMQAPKVTLDDRVYLPPPPKNGATDSHEPFCSGGVILASEDGKIVLENTLDARLDVIFRQKLPEACSLSHTPSIHFVACMFGYTTKNHEEIQIIVDNLKS